aggtcgaaatttaatttgatgaaatcggggtttgactagtcaaaccccgatcagctattaaaatgtaatttgttagattaggtttaataaaacgtaattttttaattttaatgtttattttttttatattgtcgtaattaaaataaaaaataatagtgtttattctcacatgttgaggcattatggcatttgttgcacaatacgttagaccttttacacttacgtaatttgaaagagcatttcttattgcagtagcattttataaatccttgtcatccaaatttagaatcttttgtactaagttctcttagagacagagacagcttaacgtctggaacatcttcgaaattaggaaatttctctttgcattattttatatttgatttcttcaaaaaagtgtgtgttgtgaaaacaacagttatttacattaatttgcttttataaaaatatctctctgtaaatctgttgggacaatctgtattgtgtttaaaatatttaattctctgAAAAACTTGAGTGTAGCGTTGTGTGTTTCATAAAATATACATCTGCATTTTTTATAGTTTCGGGGTAAAAGCAGGTCATTTTGCCAAAGAAGTGTAACATGTGTTTGGCCCCTTTCAGGGCGAATGGTGTAAACTAAACTATCAAAGATAATAGTGCAGAGATTTGAATAGAATTTCAGCAGTCTCTTTCTGCTCTCCGAGTTGAACAGTTTGTTCGCTTGTGCGTCTCTCTTCGCCGTAAAAATACTCTCTCCGCAATAATTAATAGATTAAAAAGACTCTTACTCTCTCTCGTTCGCTATTAAGAATATCATTTATCGTTAAGCCGCTTATTTGTTAAATTCgttgttttttttgttaataaatgttttgttcgcCGGATACCCTTATTTATCGCTAATACACAACCCTTTCTATCGTATTAATTAGCACCTTTAAAACCAGACCAAATCAAATTATTCGAACCAGTTCTCCTAAAAGTTCACTATTTTGTTTATATCGAAGGACGGGAAATACGGGTGTGGTCCTAAAATATTCACctatgtccaattaggcaaaaggtaataattaaaccATTTTTGCCACGGTGGGGTGAGATTGAATAAAAACTCACACCATTTGATGGTCTACATCGACCCGGATTTTTGGTTGGTTTTCGCGTTTGTGCCGCTTTTTCGGACATTTTTGTGTGTAATACCTCTACAAGACTTGTTAGTTCGCGTCGCGATAAACTCTAAGTAAAAGAAAGTGAAGTTATTGTGTGTGGTTAGTAGCTGCCACCTGTTGCTTTATCAATTGGACTAATTTGGTgagatttttccattttttaaaacttttattgcTGATCCAAGGTAAACTCTGCTCAAAGACATTTTACGGTCAAAAACACTTTTGTAGACATTTAACGTAGACGCTGTATCTCTCTGTGAAACTTAGACTCTTATTCTCTCGCCGCGCTTGTTAATTGACAAAAAACTCTCCAGTGTAATTTAGATTTTGCCGCGTATCGATAGGCTCTCTCTCGCCGTGTGTTCAATCGAATTCGGGATAGAAATGGAAGACCTCAAGAAAAAAAGGACGCCTTTAAAGGCTAAAATTACAAGAATTGAAAACTGGCTCTCACAAAAGGCTAGTACGGAAAAGGATGCGCTACAATTTCAATTTCGGCAAACAgaattaaaaacctgttttttaaaatatgaagaaataatGGATCAGATAGACGAGATTGATGAAGCCGGTACTGAAGCAGAAGACAGGGTAAcaactgagcaaaaatatttctcTATTCTCGCGGGCCTACAGCGTAAGATGGACGAGTTATTGTTAGGCCCCCCTCCTCTCAGATCAAATAGCACTCAGTCAACTGTGGCCACTGCTAAGGTTAGGCTTCCGGAGATCACCATGCAAACGTTCTGCGGGTCATTCTCTGAGTTCAACTCGTTCTACCAGCTCTTCGAGACGCTAATAGTGAACAATGAAGAACTCAATAATGTGCAACGATTTATCTACCTTAAATCGTTCCTGCGAAATGAACCCCTCCAGTTGATCGACAACATCGAAGTTATCGACGAAAATTTCGATATAGCTGTAAAAACTCTCAAAGATCGTTACGAAAACAAATCGCGAGTGATTAGCTTACACATTCAAAAATTGTTAAAGGCTCCATCTCTAGTTAAAAGTAATTCAAAGGCATTACGCGAATTTTTAACTCTAGCTCAGCAGACGCTGCTCGCTTTGAAAAATATGTCCGTACCAATTGAGCATTGGGATTTActattaattgaaatatttttacaaaaattagatTTTGCTACACATAGGGCCTTTGAATATGATATTGGGACAAAGACCTTACCTACCCTTTCacagttttttaaatttctcgAGAAAAAGTGTGATATTCAGGAAAAATTAAATGTTTCAGATCATGATAAAAAGGTTAATAACAGGTCTCAATCAAAAACATCTTTCTTCTCATCAGTTGACCAACCATCACACTCTTTCTCTGATAATAATTGTACTTTTTGTAGAAGTAATGCTCATAAGGTTTATCAGTGTAATGATTTTAAATGCCTCTCTTTAcaggaaaaatttaattttgtaaaaggtaagaaACTGTGTTTTAATTGTTTGGGTAGTAAACATTTCTCTCAAGATTGCGGCTCTACTCGATCATGTACTTTATGTGGGGGTCATCATCACTCATCCCTCCATGGAACCTCTGAAAATGTCTCTTCCTCTAGGAACATCAATAGGCAAGCTCTCTCTCGTGAGCGCAATGCTCAAACTCCTCAAAATTCTCAAGGTGCCTCTCGTGTTGTCGCTCCCATATCTACTCAGCATTCTTTTAATAATCGCAGCCAAAATGAAGCTTCTACTAGCTCATCCAGACCTCCTGTAGATATGCAAAATTTTCCAGATTCTCAGGCAGCCACATCTCTCTCCGCTTTATCAGTTAAAACTGATGT
This genomic window from Diabrotica virgifera virgifera chromosome 1, PGI_DIABVI_V3a contains:
- the LOC126893276 gene encoding uncharacterized protein LOC126893276; translated protein: MEDLKKKRTPLKAKITRIENWLSQKASTEKDALQFQFRQTELKTCFLKYEEIMDQIDEIDEAGTEAEDRVTTEQKYFSILAGLQRKMDELLLGPPPLRSNSTQSTVATAKVRLPEITMQTFCGSFSEFNSFYQLFETLIVNNEELNNVQRFIYLKSFLRNEPLQLIDNIEVIDENFDIAVKTLKDRYENKSRVISLHIQKLLKAPSLVKSNSKALREFLTLAQQTLLALKNMSVPIEHWDLLLIEIFLQKLDFATHRAFEYDIGTKTLPTLSQFFKFLEKKCDIQEKLNVSDHDKKVNNRSQSKTSFFSSVDQPSHSFSDNNCTFCRSNAHKVYQCNDFKCLSLQEKFNFVKGKKLCFNCLGSKHFSQDCGSTRSCTLCGGHHHSSLHGTSENVSSSRNINRQALSRERNAQTPQNSQGASRVVAPISTQHSFNNRSQNEASTSSSRPPVDMQNFPDSQAATSLSALSVKTDVLLATALLQISTISENTSLSNEMLNLEFFPYNVNDKSFKTSFAVLDSITCRLPRATIDRSKIKVPQDLTLADPSYSVPGKIDLLLAGDIYSELLTDGFIRLGKNLPILQNTHLGYVIFGTINPQVFHRNSHLAISQSNVSLFVQSEPEENQLDKLLQQFFEIEEVPLVSKLTPDEELAEQIFSKTTLVLPSGRFQVNLPFVSENANKMLDFGRCPITTNANQEAGVMPTIVKIISKPV